A region of the Gammaproteobacteria bacterium genome:
CGATGCCGTCGCGCAGGGGCCGGCCCCCGTCGACCAGGATGGCCGGGACCACGTGAATGCCGTGCGCCCGGATGATTTCCTCGGGAAGGTCGTTGCCGCTGTCGGTCACGATCGCGAACGGCCGCCGCACGAGGCTCCGACGGTGTCCGCCGCCGTGACGCGCCGCCGCGTGCTGCGCGCGCATGTCCTCGGCCTTCTTCGTGGCCAGCCGGCCCAGGGTGCGGAGATAGGAGAAGACGCCTTCGGGGCCGTCGGTATGGATGTGCACCTTGAGCAGGGTGTCCGAGCTGACCACGATGATCGAGTCCCCGTGGCGGCGCAGTTCCTCGCGCACCACCGCCGACTCCGGCAGCCCCGCGCCCCGCACCAGCGCCTCCGTGCAGTAGCGGTACTGCTCCTCGTCCGCCGGGTACTCGATCTCCGCGACCGCGGCCGGGACGTCCGAGTAGTCCGTATCGTCCCCGGCCACGATCGGGTCGCCGTTGATGAGCAGGAGCACGCCCTCCAGCATGTGCACGAAGCCGCGCCCACCCGCATCCACCACCCCGGCCTCCTTCAGTACCGGGAGCAGCGAAGGCGTGCGCTCGAGCGACTCCCTGGCCGCATCCACCAATCCCTCGACGTAGGGGACGAAATCGGTGGCCACCGCCTCGCGTGCGGCGTTCGCGGTATCGCGGATGACGGTCAGAATGGTGCCCTCGACCGGATCGTCGAGCGCATCGTACAGGTTGTCGATGCCTCCGGCGAGCGCGCCCGCGAATCCGCGCGGGCCCACCCGCCGGCGCCCCTTCAGTTGGGCCGCGAAGCCCAGCAGGAAGTGCGACAGCATCATCCCGCTGTTGCCGCGGGCTCCGAGCAGCGCTGCTTCGGCCGCCTGATCCGCGACGGTCGAGACGTCGCGGTCCCGGTTGCGGCGCAGGC
Encoded here:
- a CDS encoding DegV family EDD domain-containing protein, whose product is MSTHIAYLDGPRLRRSLVAACEYTRQQRQELNRINVFPVPDGDTGTNLALTVEAIADRLRRNRDRDVSTVADQAAEAALLGARGNSGMMLSHFLLGFAAQLKGRRRVGPRGFAGALAGGIDNLYDALDDPVEGTILTVIRDTANAAREAVATDFVPYVEGLVDAARESLERTPSLLPVLKEAGVVDAGGRGFVHMLEGVLLLINGDPIVAGDDTDYSDVPAAVAEIEYPADEEQYRYCTEALVRGAGLPESAVVREELRRHGDSIIVVSSDTLLKVHIHTDGPEGVFSYLRTLGRLATKKAEDMRAQHAAARHGGGHRRSLVRRPFAIVTDSGNDLPEEIIRAHGIHVVPAILVDGGRPLRDGIDITADDFHEKMRDADGELPTTSQPPPQAFVDGFTRAAEDGDRILGVLLGSGVSGTFGSAEAAARTFDGVPVHLFDSRGVSVLEGLMVLKAAELAESGMSAEEILAELARVRDQSGIFATVDTFDRLLHSGRVGKGQAWVGGMLGVKPILSLTDEGKVGPVGKVIGRRKVLPAVMGLLEDRIPAGAKKLRFGVVHVGYPEIIEKVSAALRARYGEVDILTGPAAPIFATHVGLGAWCLAYMVED